The Toxorhynchites rutilus septentrionalis strain SRP chromosome 1, ASM2978413v1, whole genome shotgun sequence genome contains the following window.
AAATGGTGGCTCCCAAGAGATGCATAGACGGGCTGACATCGTGAAATTCAGGAATGCTTGCGGCGCAAGTAGTGTTATGGTCGCAAGGGCTGCCCAGTGGAATTGTTCCATATTTCGCGACGAAGGACCGCTACCAATAGAGGAAATTATACACGAGTATTTGAAATTGTCGGTGGATTACGATAATTCGCCATCCAACACAAAGTACTGTGTTCAAATGATGCTAAGAGAACTGCAGGAAACAACACTGGGCAGGAAGTTTTTGGATAGTCAAACGCTAGAGCAAATCTGGTAACATTTGGTTTCTATATTCGCTGGTTCGTATGCACATTGTCTTTTTTGTATTCTCTTCTAGTGATGTGTGGGATCTAGGTCAGTATTGCAGAAGGAAACAGCTGGAATACCACAATGCTGGTATGCATGGCCGCCGCCAGGCATGTCCACAATCAGAAAGAAGTGAAGAAACTGAGAGCTGCCCGGTGAAAAAGATGAAGATTTCTGATGAAGCTGTAGAAAATGATTTAATACAGCATAATGTGAGCTTCATCAGAGTCAACTACAATGATGGTAAGTTTTAAATAGTTTACTCATTTTGTGAGCAATCATTTATATCCATTCTTGTAGATGTACAATTACCTAAGAGTAGACTGTATATTTATACAGTAAAAAACAACCTGAAACTACCCAAATACGAGGTGATACATAAGGATAAACTGTTTCGTGCGATTGTTCAAGTGGGGGATAAGAAATATAGCAGCACATTTTGGGAAAAGAATAAAAAGTTTGCGGAACAAGCGGCGGCATTGACGTGTCTCCTTCACTTAGGTATCGAGCTGAAGGAGAAGTTAATCGAAAATGGTTCCATGATAGCTTGAATGaacaacaaagaaaaaaaaactatgctcAGGATTTATGATAAATTCGTGTATATTGACGTTAGTGTAATTagcaaaacttttattttatttcaatttcgatAGAATCTATTATAATTGCTTAggcgtttttcataaatataagATAAAGATGAAATATACTGCTAAAATGCTGTAATCAATTGGTTCATATTATTAGGGACAACCGCATTCTTCCACGATCATCTTCGAAATGTCCTGTTTGATGACACGTGAGTCTGGTCCATAAAATATGAGTGACATAGGGGAGTACTTTGTGGGCGCGCAGCATTGATGTATACCCGTAACTTGTCCGTGTCGTCTGTATTCATCCACCACGTATTGATATTCCGCCGAAAATTTATCCGGTAAAAGGCAACTTCCCTTGCAATAATTTGCATAGTATCCGTGAGGTCGTATGATCCAATCGTCCCACTTCAGTGCCTTGAAATCAACGTAGAATTTTTGCTTACAACATTGCTCATTCGGTGCGCCAGTACAATCGAGTGCCCGCCTCCGAAGTCTTTTCACGTGGTTAGTAGCCAGACTGACGAACAAATACGGTCGGTTGTAATCGACAAAGTTCTCCGGTTTCATTTTCGAATTGATCTTTTGTGCCTTAATAAACGATTCCTTCActttgttttggttttcatCGAACAGATGGATGGTTATTTTGTTACCGCAACCGGAACAATCGACAAACAGACGTAAACTGTCGTTTGTTTTCTCCGAATGCCACCCTCGTACAGCGTTTGTTACATCTATCTCCTGCCATCCCAGTTTATCGACAGAAATCGTGTGTTTTGTTACCATGGCCGTATGTTTGGAGAATTCCTGTAATttggagaaaaaaatgaataagaACAGTCCAACTAGGATCTACAGACACTTGCCTCTTCATCGTTGAGAACGTTCTTAGAACCACTGATCAAACGGAAAATCCATAGAATTAGATTCTTATTCCCAAACGGAGACCACATAGTGTCCATGTTTTTCAGCTTCAATTCCAAACGGATCCAAAGAGTTGCGTTGTATATCCGTATCCCATGCATCGTGGAAGGCAACGAGTTGAGTGAGGGAAACACGAAAAACTGATGACCGGGAGCGGCTTCACCTGAACCAGGTTCAGTG
Protein-coding sequences here:
- the LOC129763017 gene encoding tRNA-dihydrouridine(20) synthase [NAD(P)+]-like isoform X2 yields the protein MDYKNKIILAPMVRVGTLPMRLMALSYGADIVYTEEIIDWKLLKAERRVNDVLKTVDYVDKTDGTVIFRTCEQEQSKVVLQLGTANAERALQVCLKIQKDIAAIDINMGCPKDFSIKGGMGVALLYDVDRAKGILKTLVDNLSIPVTCKIRIMPQLEDSIKTAKELESTGIAAIAVHGRTKIERPRHPVHPDVIREIAQVLRIPVIANGGSQEMHRRADIVKFRNACGASSVMVARAAQWNCSIFRDEGPLPIEEIIHEYLKLSVDYDNSPSNTKYCVQMMLRELQETTLGRKFLDSQTLEQICDVWDLGQYCRRKQLEYHNAGMHGRRQACPQSERSEETESCPVKKMKISDEAVENDLIQHNVSFIRVNYNDVKNNLKLPKYEVIHKDKLFRAIVQVGDKKYSSTFWEKNKKFAEQAAALTCLLHLGIELKEKLIENGSMIA
- the LOC129763017 gene encoding tRNA-dihydrouridine(20) synthase [NAD(P)+]-like isoform X1, translated to MDYKNKIILAPMVRVGTLPMRLMALSYGADIVYTEEIIDWKLLKAERRVNDVLKTVDYVDKTDGTVIFRTCEQEQSKVVLQLGTANAERALQVCLKIQKDIAAIDINMGCPKDFSIKGGMGVALLYDVDRAKGILKTLVDNLSIPVTCKIRIMPQLEDSIKTAKELESTGIAAIAVHGRTKIERPRHPVHPDVIREIAQVLRIPVIANGGSQEMHRRADIVKFRNACGASSVMVARAAQWNCSIFRDEGPLPIEEIIHEYLKLSVDYDNSPSNTKYCVQMMLRELQETTLGRKFLDSQTLEQICDVWDLGQYCRRKQLEYHNAGMHGRRQACPQSERSEETESCPVKKMKISDEAVENDLIQHNVSFIRVNYNDDVQLPKSRLYIYTVKNNLKLPKYEVIHKDKLFRAIVQVGDKKYSSTFWEKNKKFAEQAAALTCLLHLGIELKEKLIENGSMIA
- the LOC129763019 gene encoding inhibin beta chain-like, coding for MHGIRIYNATLWIRLELKLKNMDTMWSPFGNKNLILWIFRLISGSKNVLNDEEEFSKHTAMVTKHTISVDKLGWQEIDVTNAVRGWHSEKTNDSLRLFVDCSGCGNKITIHLFDENQNKVKESFIKAQKINSKMKPENFVDYNRPYLFVSLATNHVKRLRRRALDCTGAPNEQCCKQKFYVDFKALKWDDWIIRPHGYYANYCKGSCLLPDKFSAEYQYVVDEYRRHGQVTGIHQCCAPTKYSPMSLIFYGPDSRVIKQDISKMIVEECGCP